The following nucleotide sequence is from Achromobacter spanius.
GAGCCAGTCCACCATCTCATGCATCCAGCCGGGTTGCTCATACCCGTCAACCAACAGTCCCACTCGGTAGGTTTTCATTTGTCCCGCTCCTGTGTCAGGGCGTCTTGGGCACCCGCACCGGCCTGGCGCGCGGGGTCGCCGACGGCAGCGCCGACGCAACGCAATTAAGTCCTCGCGCTGATACTGCGGGGTTTTTCCCCTGTCTTCCAGACCACATTCATCCTAGGTCGGGCGTCCGAGGACGAACGGTTCAGCATCGTGCGCTCGCGCGAGCGGCGGCTCGTCCGACGGCGCGCGTCTTCATCCTTCCGGTCTAGTTGATCTGGTGCAGCGACACCGTGCACTAGTACGGCGGCCATGGTCACGCCGCACTTTAGGGGTAAACCCTATTGGGGATAGCCGAGTCTCGCTTCTCCTCCTTCTCTCCCGCATAATGGCTTTTAAACAAACGTTTGAATTCAACTTTATGCAAGAAATAAGAACGCCCAATACCCGCGATTCCATCCTCGACACGGCCGAAGCGCTGTTCGCGCAGCAAGGCCACGACGGCACATCGATGCGCCAGATCACTGGCGCGGCGGGCGTCAACCTGGCGTCGGTGAACTATCACTTCGGGTCAAAAGAATCGCTGGTGCAGGCGGTGTTGAAACGCCGCCTTGAAGTGCTGAACCGCGAGCGCATGCGGTTGCTGGACGAGCTTGAGGCTCAGTCCGAGGGCAAACCCTTGAAGCCCTCGCAGATCGTGGACGCCTTCTTCGGCACGCTGCTGCGCCTGGCCGCCGACCCGGCCCAGGCGGGCAGCACCTTCCTGCCGCTGCTGGAACGCACCATGACCCACCCCTCCGACTTCATCCGCGCGCTGTTCGCCGAGGAATACGCCGACGTGCT
It contains:
- a CDS encoding TetR/AcrR family transcriptional regulator — encoded protein: MQEIRTPNTRDSILDTAEALFAQQGHDGTSMRQITGAAGVNLASVNYHFGSKESLVQAVLKRRLEVLNRERMRLLDELEAQSEGKPLKPSQIVDAFFGTLLRLAADPAQAGSTFLPLLERTMTHPSDFIRALFAEEYADVLERYRNALFAALPDVPKAEIVWRFQFMLGATSYAIIGTDLLRSVTGWQIDESEQPDNPDMLLPRLMSFLLGGLRAPLPPVAGS